In Aliiglaciecola sp. LCG003, a genomic segment contains:
- the ubiG gene encoding bifunctional 2-polyprenyl-6-hydroxyphenol methylase/3-demethylubiquinol 3-O-methyltransferase UbiG, whose product MTEQNVDAGEIQKFAALASRWWDLNGEFKPLHEINPLRCDFIMQHSDGVFGKKIIDVGCGGGILAEYLAKQGAHVVGVDMAKESLEVARLHGLESGVKVDYQLNTAEQMASQHSGQFDVVTCLEMLEHVPNPESIVAACASLVKPGGHVFFSTLNRNIKSYLMAIVGAEHVLKLVPKGTHQHEKFIKPAELISWIDKSELIAKNMTGLHINPLTQQYYLSDQNVDVNYLLHCQRIDDE is encoded by the coding sequence ATGACTGAGCAAAATGTAGATGCCGGCGAAATACAAAAATTCGCAGCCTTAGCCTCTCGTTGGTGGGACCTGAATGGAGAGTTCAAACCTCTGCATGAAATTAATCCGCTACGCTGTGATTTTATTATGCAGCATAGTGATGGGGTATTTGGCAAGAAAATTATCGACGTGGGCTGTGGCGGAGGTATTCTTGCCGAATATCTAGCTAAGCAAGGTGCTCACGTGGTGGGCGTAGATATGGCCAAGGAATCGTTGGAGGTAGCTAGGTTGCATGGGCTAGAGTCCGGTGTAAAAGTAGATTACCAACTAAATACTGCTGAGCAGATGGCGAGTCAGCACAGTGGCCAATTTGATGTGGTTACCTGTTTGGAAATGCTGGAGCACGTGCCTAACCCAGAATCTATCGTTGCAGCCTGTGCCAGCTTAGTAAAACCTGGTGGTCATGTTTTTTTCTCAACGCTAAACCGCAATATCAAGTCCTATTTGATGGCCATAGTGGGGGCGGAACATGTGTTAAAATTGGTTCCTAAAGGTACCCACCAACACGAAAAATTTATCAAACCTGCTGAACTAATCAGCTGGATAGACAAATCAGAGTTAATCGCAAAAAATATGACCGGTCTTCATATTAATCCACTCACTCAACAATATTATTTGTCAGATCAAAATGTTGATGTAAACTATTTGCTGCATTGCCAAAGGATAGACGATGAATAA
- a CDS encoding HAD-IA family hydrolase, whose amino-acid sequence MSHFNGVLFDLDGTLLDTAKDLGNALNHVLSQHDQPSIAFAAYRNVASDGAKGLLELGFGDNFNQLDFPIARQQLLDHYATNICVDTRMFAGVEECLLQLNERAIPWGIVTNKPGWLTDSLLSYFPLLAACNCVFSGDTLSKRKPDPLPLLEAAKLLNLNPGSTLYVGDAIRDIQAANSADMISVAACYGYIDDLNQVRDWQADFTVDHIQQIWQLKCR is encoded by the coding sequence ATGAGTCATTTTAATGGTGTTTTGTTTGACCTCGATGGCACTTTATTAGATACCGCAAAAGATTTGGGCAATGCATTAAATCATGTGTTGTCTCAGCACGATCAACCAAGCATAGCTTTTGCAGCCTATCGTAATGTTGCCTCCGATGGGGCTAAAGGCCTGTTAGAGCTAGGTTTTGGTGACAACTTTAACCAATTAGATTTTCCAATAGCACGGCAGCAACTGTTAGATCACTATGCTACTAATATCTGTGTTGATACACGTATGTTCGCCGGTGTTGAGGAATGCCTTTTGCAGCTAAATGAAAGGGCTATTCCTTGGGGGATTGTTACAAACAAGCCTGGTTGGTTAACTGATTCGTTATTATCATATTTTCCACTCTTAGCAGCATGTAATTGTGTATTTAGCGGTGATACATTATCGAAACGAAAACCCGATCCCCTGCCCCTTTTAGAAGCCGCAAAATTACTTAATTTGAATCCCGGCAGTACATTATATGTTGGCGATGCGATTCGAGACATACAAGCCGCTAATTCAGCAGATATGATCAGTGTTGCTGCTTGTTATGGTTACATCGACGACCTCAACCAGGTCAGAGATTGGCAAGCGGACTTTACAGTTGATCACATACAACAAATTTGGCAATTAAAATGTCGGTGA